In Bacillus toyonensis BCT-7112, a single window of DNA contains:
- a CDS encoding DedA family protein codes for MEQIILDIIEFLKQFSYFGVVLALTFEFIPAEVVLPMVGYWVYEGDMNFWLAVLAGTLGGTTGPLTLYALGYYGGRPLLIKYGKYFFIKEEQIQKADDFFEKYGPVVAFVGRFVPGVRTLISVPCGMAKMNIWKFSIYTFVAMFPLTALYIYVGMKLGPHWEKAADIVGQYMLPILGGVLLIVASIFIYKFMKKRNKTESI; via the coding sequence ATGGAGCAAATTATTTTAGATATAATCGAGTTTTTAAAGCAGTTTTCTTATTTTGGAGTTGTGTTAGCATTAACGTTTGAATTTATTCCAGCAGAAGTAGTTTTACCCATGGTTGGATATTGGGTGTACGAGGGAGATATGAATTTTTGGCTAGCTGTATTAGCTGGAACGCTTGGTGGAACGACAGGACCATTAACGTTATATGCACTCGGTTATTACGGTGGTCGTCCTCTATTAATAAAATACGGAAAATACTTCTTCATTAAGGAAGAACAAATTCAAAAGGCAGATGATTTCTTTGAGAAATACGGACCGGTTGTAGCCTTTGTTGGACGCTTCGTTCCAGGAGTTCGAACACTTATTTCCGTTCCATGTGGTATGGCGAAAATGAACATATGGAAATTTAGCATATATACATTTGTAGCGATGTTCCCGTTAACGGCTTTGTATATATATGTAGGAATGAAATTAGGTCCGCATTGGGAAAAAGCAGCGGATATTGTTGGACAATATATGCTACCGATATTAGGAGGCGTTCTTCTTATCGTGGCTAGTATCTTTATCTATAAATTTATGAAAAAACGAAACAAAACGGAATCTATCTAG
- a CDS encoding ABC transporter permease subunit, with protein sequence MWTYIKRDKRFWISIGFLLLLVLLSIGNTIWNDGQIKKVTLQYDADGNPEVPPFSPSLQFLLGTDLKGYDLLHLVIEGAKWTIGISILIAALRMVIGVFFGVILGTYIKRGFSKIEAFFDSFTVIPTVMIAYFFLQAVNRFGSGEETTTFFERASFQVVLLVLLVMPVIALYVAKEVRKLQTEEFIDAARILGGSRRHIVIKHLFPHLNMTFILVFLQQFTQTLTILLHLGLLEVFFGGTVQFGGPIGIKEVDSYTHEWSGLIGVYFRSLTVHPWIPLVPITFFGLTIFSGNMIVKSIEEAMLKVRLGGEIKKPVVEEEQSVVQSKEELFTFKHTM encoded by the coding sequence ATGTGGACGTATATAAAACGCGATAAAAGATTTTGGATAAGCATTGGGTTTCTTCTCCTATTAGTTCTTTTGAGCATCGGAAATACGATATGGAATGATGGACAGATTAAAAAAGTTACACTGCAATATGATGCGGATGGAAATCCAGAAGTGCCACCGTTTTCACCTTCACTACAATTTTTACTCGGGACAGACTTGAAAGGATATGACCTTTTACATTTAGTCATTGAAGGCGCGAAGTGGACGATTGGTATATCTATTTTAATTGCGGCACTTAGAATGGTAATAGGTGTGTTTTTCGGTGTTATACTCGGAACATATATAAAAAGAGGTTTTTCAAAGATTGAGGCTTTTTTTGATAGTTTCACAGTTATTCCGACAGTTATGATTGCGTATTTCTTTCTTCAAGCTGTGAATAGATTTGGAAGTGGAGAGGAAACAACAACTTTTTTTGAAAGGGCTTCGTTCCAAGTTGTATTACTTGTACTGCTTGTGATGCCAGTTATTGCACTTTATGTGGCGAAGGAAGTTCGTAAATTACAAACGGAAGAATTTATTGATGCTGCGCGCATATTAGGTGGATCAAGAAGACATATTGTTATAAAGCACCTTTTTCCGCATCTCAATATGACGTTTATACTCGTATTTCTTCAGCAGTTTACTCAAACCTTGACTATTTTACTTCATTTAGGGTTACTTGAGGTGTTTTTTGGAGGGACAGTCCAGTTTGGTGGACCAATAGGGATAAAAGAAGTAGACTCTTACACACATGAATGGTCAGGGTTAATAGGAGTCTATTTTAGATCGTTAACAGTGCATCCATGGATTCCTCTCGTCCCAATTACATTTTTCGGGCTTACTATTTTTTCTGGAAATATGATTGTAAAAAGTATAGAAGAGGCGATGTTAAAAGTAAGGTTAGGCGGAGAGATAAAGAAGCCAGTTGTAGAAGAAGAACAATCTGTTGTGCAGTCAAAAGAAGAGTTATTTACTTTTAAACATACGATGTGA
- a CDS encoding Ku protein, which translates to MHTVWKGALSLGLLNIGIKLYSAVEENDIKFLSLHKECLTPIKYKKLAPDCTDEEIDDKDIVKAYEYAPHKYIIIDEKELAELQKVHEPRSIRIISFVQNSEIDSVLYDRSYFIGPTPGHEKSYLLLKEALERTNKLGLIHISIRKKQHLAIIRSFEDGLMLQTIHYPNEIRNITTTPNLPSNEDHPIQKQELTAAINLIHHLTNPFEQELFTDEYKEALTELIENKIEQQEKTETISPAPNIINIMETLQASIEQAKIKRDNKKEQEAN; encoded by the coding sequence ATGCATACCGTATGGAAAGGTGCACTTTCACTTGGGCTATTAAATATAGGAATCAAACTATATAGTGCCGTAGAAGAAAACGATATAAAGTTTTTAAGTCTCCATAAAGAATGCCTAACACCTATTAAATATAAAAAGCTTGCTCCTGATTGTACGGATGAAGAAATCGATGATAAAGATATTGTAAAAGCCTATGAATATGCACCTCATAAATACATCATTATTGATGAAAAAGAATTAGCTGAGCTGCAAAAAGTTCATGAGCCACGGTCCATTCGTATTATATCTTTTGTCCAAAATAGCGAAATTGATTCTGTTCTCTATGACCGTTCTTATTTTATAGGCCCTACGCCGGGACACGAAAAGTCATATTTATTATTAAAAGAAGCTCTTGAACGTACGAATAAACTTGGTCTAATTCATATTTCTATCAGAAAAAAACAACACTTAGCTATTATCCGTAGCTTTGAAGATGGGCTTATGTTACAAACCATTCATTACCCTAATGAAATTCGCAATATAACAACTACACCTAATTTACCAAGTAACGAAGATCATCCTATTCAAAAACAAGAACTCACCGCGGCAATCAATTTAATTCATCATCTTACAAATCCTTTCGAACAAGAGCTATTTACAGACGAGTATAAAGAAGCTCTTACCGAATTAATCGAAAACAAAATTGAACAACAGGAAAAAACTGAAACAATCTCCCCAGCTCCAAACATCATCAATATTATGGAGACATTACAGGCAAGTATTGAGCAAGCAAAAATAAAAAGAGATAATAAAAAAGAACAAGAGGCCAACTGA
- a CDS encoding VOC family protein, which yields MNVENVKNFIVLEVKNLKETLYFYEGILEISPSSERPQLDITGVWYDADSMRVSFVMNRSLGGREKSVTDAVDVLMFSISNIENLKKRLVFYKIAYTENKSEKSIVVQDPDGYKVQVIERKEHREAI from the coding sequence ATGAATGTGGAGAATGTAAAGAATTTCATTGTGCTAGAAGTAAAGAACTTAAAGGAAACGCTGTATTTTTACGAAGGGATTTTAGAAATAAGCCCCAGTTCAGAGAGACCTCAATTAGATATAACAGGGGTTTGGTATGATGCTGATTCAATGAGAGTTAGTTTTGTAATGAATCGTAGTTTGGGTGGGCGTGAGAAGAGTGTTACGGATGCGGTTGATGTTCTAATGTTTTCAATTTCTAACATAGAGAACTTAAAGAAGAGGTTAGTGTTTTATAAAATTGCATATACAGAAAACAAAAGTGAGAAGAGTATTGTAGTACAAGACCCAGATGGATATAAAGTTCAAGTGATAGAAAGAAAGGAACATAGGGAGGCGATTTGA
- a CDS encoding DUF3992 domain-containing protein, with protein sequence MGMRSSSLSCCSNKTLVQDQVCTDWSITGAGTQIVYTNNITQEVYGSGYVKYDVGANPITVDFLVGATVVDTITVQPQSSGTFTIRYFTTIRITTTGTTVSQGEFCITVRYPIS encoded by the coding sequence ATGGGAATGAGAAGTTCCAGTTTGTCTTGTTGTTCTAATAAAACGCTTGTACAAGATCAAGTATGTACAGACTGGTCTATTACAGGTGCTGGTACTCAAATTGTATATACGAATAATATTACGCAAGAAGTGTATGGTTCGGGTTATGTGAAATATGATGTAGGCGCAAATCCAATTACTGTTGATTTTTTAGTAGGTGCTACAGTAGTTGATACGATTACTGTTCAACCGCAAAGTAGCGGTACTTTCACTATACGATATTTTACTACAATTCGAATTACTACGACAGGAACAACTGTTAGTCAAGGAGAGTTTTGTATTACAGTACGTTATCCGATTTCATAA
- a CDS encoding ABC transporter permease subunit codes for MVKKVFLNGMEMTIQFIISILGIIFLGALPKLFYGFELHVSEYIKSLKEVFLNLMDLSNLQYVRDKFLFPQLFIHYKETIVIFLAAFFISLFVAFCIVYMIMSSSPRIQHRIKSFLIFLESIPDILLILVSQILVIWFFKQTGFLPFQIASIGGESIRGLPILCLSIPTTIMFVKMLVLRFENELEKDYVLFAKAKGLNRFHILNRHILRNVLLSTLFFAKTNVFFMLSNLYIIEWIFNTSGIFMFLKSYEGIRVEVFIVSVLLIYIPIFIIFKLFHYLIPAAMKERL; via the coding sequence ATGGTCAAAAAAGTATTTTTGAATGGGATGGAAATGACGATTCAATTTATTATTTCGATTTTGGGGATTATTTTTTTAGGGGCACTGCCGAAATTATTTTATGGATTTGAGCTGCATGTATCAGAGTACATAAAGAGTTTAAAAGAAGTATTTTTGAACTTAATGGATCTCTCCAATTTGCAATATGTGAGAGATAAATTTTTATTCCCACAGTTGTTTATCCATTATAAAGAAACGATTGTTATTTTTTTGGCCGCTTTTTTCATTTCATTATTTGTAGCATTTTGTATCGTTTATATGATTATGAGTAGTTCACCGCGTATACAACATCGAATTAAATCATTTCTTATCTTCCTAGAATCCATTCCAGACATTCTTCTTATTTTAGTATCACAAATTTTAGTTATATGGTTTTTTAAACAAACAGGTTTTTTACCTTTTCAAATTGCGTCAATTGGAGGCGAGTCGATTAGAGGATTGCCAATATTATGTTTGAGTATACCGACAACGATTATGTTTGTAAAAATGTTAGTGCTTCGTTTTGAAAATGAGCTAGAAAAAGATTATGTACTATTTGCTAAAGCGAAAGGGCTGAATCGCTTTCATATTTTAAATCGTCATATTTTACGAAATGTGTTGCTTAGTACACTTTTCTTTGCGAAAACGAATGTTTTTTTTATGCTATCTAATTTATATATTATAGAATGGATTTTTAATACGAGTGGTATTTTTATGTTTTTGAAATCGTATGAGGGTATTAGGGTTGAGGTTTTCATCGTTAGTGTGCTGCTTATTTATATTCCGATTTTTATTATATTTAAATTGTTTCATTATCTCATTCCAGCTGCGATGAAGGAGAGATTATAA
- a CDS encoding YkvA family protein, with protein sequence MKKLISRLRVVFHVRKFVPFLFDFFTSKEVSIKKKILSVAFLVGYVAMPLDLIPDFLPFIGILDDIGIVLFILNRIVKMAPVQLQEKHNVNIG encoded by the coding sequence ATGAAAAAACTTATTAGTAGATTAAGAGTTGTATTTCATGTCCGCAAGTTTGTTCCATTCCTATTTGACTTTTTCACTTCAAAAGAGGTTTCAATAAAGAAGAAAATTTTATCTGTTGCTTTTTTAGTTGGTTATGTGGCGATGCCGCTTGATTTAATTCCAGACTTCCTGCCGTTTATCGGTATTTTAGATGATATTGGAATTGTGTTATTCATTTTGAATCGAATTGTAAAAATGGCACCAGTGCAATTACAAGAAAAGCATAATGTAAATATTGGATAG
- a CDS encoding efflux RND transporter periplasmic adaptor subunit, protein MKKKNKVLITSVVAIGIAAGSYFAFAGGGSDVAMAYSSYKVTEKQIENAQKFGGEVIPNGIETISFDPTKGTYELAVKKGDEVKKGQLLFKYNDPTAKQGVTEAEMQKKIAQKEVTLFQKQIDAAKQKLQKDKNAGLPQEALKASEVEVQQLESQLEMKKFEVEKSDEMIKAAKEKVNTLSVTSPVDGVIDDIVKTADEKTGMSGITLRHAGQFKVKGQLSEYELASMKVGQEVTVSSKTVAGKTWTGKVTEIGSTPLKSMDENKTVSNYQFTVTLDNSEELQNGFHVYVTSKSGEATGTIVPKSSIVKKGDKNVVFVVKDGKAKEQAITVEFETDSEAKVSGVKKGEQIISKPEKDLKDGMEVVAQ, encoded by the coding sequence ATGAAGAAGAAAAATAAAGTGTTAATTACTAGTGTAGTAGCAATCGGAATTGCAGCTGGATCATATTTTGCATTTGCTGGTGGTGGTTCAGATGTTGCAATGGCATATAGCAGTTATAAAGTAACAGAAAAACAAATCGAAAACGCGCAAAAATTTGGCGGTGAAGTTATTCCAAACGGAATTGAAACTATTTCATTTGATCCAACAAAAGGCACGTATGAATTAGCGGTTAAAAAAGGCGATGAAGTGAAAAAAGGGCAGCTTCTGTTTAAATATAATGACCCCACTGCTAAACAAGGTGTAACGGAAGCAGAAATGCAAAAGAAAATCGCACAAAAAGAAGTAACATTGTTCCAAAAACAAATCGATGCAGCGAAACAAAAATTACAAAAAGATAAAAATGCAGGTCTTCCTCAGGAAGCATTAAAAGCATCGGAAGTCGAAGTGCAACAATTAGAATCACAACTTGAAATGAAAAAGTTTGAAGTTGAAAAATCTGATGAAATGATTAAAGCAGCAAAAGAGAAAGTAAACACTCTTTCTGTAACAAGTCCTGTTGATGGTGTAATTGATGATATCGTGAAAACTGCTGATGAAAAAACAGGTATGAGTGGCATTACTCTTCGTCATGCTGGTCAATTTAAAGTAAAAGGTCAACTTTCTGAATATGAGCTTGCTAGTATGAAAGTTGGGCAAGAAGTAACTGTTTCATCAAAAACGGTCGCTGGTAAGACTTGGACAGGAAAAGTAACGGAAATTGGTTCTACACCATTAAAGAGTATGGACGAAAATAAAACTGTTTCTAACTATCAATTCACTGTCACATTAGATAATAGTGAAGAATTACAAAACGGCTTCCACGTTTATGTAACAAGTAAATCTGGCGAAGCAACTGGTACAATTGTTCCGAAAAGCAGCATCGTGAAAAAAGGTGACAAAAATGTTGTCTTCGTTGTAAAAGATGGTAAAGCGAAAGAACAAGCGATTACTGTTGAATTCGAGACAGATAGCGAAGCAAAAGTTTCTGGAGTGAAAAAAGGAGAGCAAATTATCTCTAAACCTGAAAAAGACTTAAAAGATGGTATGGAGGTTGTCGCCCAGTGA
- the brnQ2 gene encoding branched-chain amino acid transport system II carrier protein BrnQ2, giving the protein MRTTLKPAQILSISLLLFAVFFGAGNMIFPPLLGLSSGENMWVSITGFIITDVGLSLLAIVAVALAGGSFNTLASRVHPKFAAVFAIIIYLSIGPLFVIPRTGSVSYEIGIAPLFPDQWYSMLAFSAIFFTVVYFLSLNPSKLVDHIGKILTPILLVIIAIMATKAILSPGSFTEPIGDYKDIPFFKGFLEGFLTLDAIGALVLSTIVVNAIRQNGIQDKKSIAKYTIICGSIAALFLTIVYFLLGYIGASNGNLGQFENGGQLLATIMYQFFGTSGNVLLSIAIIFACLTTAIGVVSAFANYFATVLTNVSYKKLVLYVCIFSFIISNLGLSLLIKITLPVLIILYPITIILIFVSFIDKYTKRKPSVYIGAMIAAFLISCIHALDNVEMIPNFIANIVHTIPFYNLGIGWIVPAIIGGIIGYFIPQTEAEGEVSTK; this is encoded by the coding sequence ATGCGTACAACTTTAAAACCAGCGCAAATACTTTCGATTAGTTTACTACTATTCGCAGTTTTCTTCGGTGCTGGTAATATGATTTTCCCGCCCCTTCTCGGTCTTTCTTCCGGAGAGAACATGTGGGTTTCCATTACAGGATTTATTATTACAGACGTCGGTTTATCTTTACTAGCTATCGTCGCTGTTGCCCTTGCCGGTGGTAGTTTTAACACTTTAGCAAGCCGTGTTCATCCAAAATTCGCAGCAGTATTCGCTATCATTATTTATCTTTCAATCGGCCCACTATTTGTTATTCCACGAACTGGATCTGTATCTTACGAAATTGGGATTGCACCACTTTTCCCAGATCAATGGTATTCTATGTTGGCTTTTAGCGCTATTTTCTTTACAGTCGTTTACTTCCTATCATTAAATCCATCCAAATTAGTAGATCATATCGGTAAAATATTAACGCCAATTTTACTTGTAATTATTGCAATTATGGCAACAAAAGCAATTCTTTCACCAGGATCATTCACAGAACCTATCGGTGACTATAAAGACATCCCATTTTTCAAAGGATTTCTTGAAGGGTTTTTAACGTTAGATGCAATTGGGGCACTCGTATTATCAACGATTGTTGTAAATGCAATTCGCCAAAACGGTATACAAGATAAAAAATCCATTGCAAAATATACAATTATTTGCGGAAGCATTGCTGCCCTTTTCTTAACAATTGTTTATTTCTTACTCGGTTATATCGGAGCTTCAAACGGAAACTTAGGACAATTCGAAAACGGTGGTCAGCTATTAGCTACGATTATGTATCAATTCTTTGGGACAAGCGGTAACGTTTTATTAAGTATCGCAATTATTTTCGCTTGTTTAACGACTGCAATCGGTGTTGTAAGTGCATTCGCAAACTATTTCGCAACAGTGTTAACGAATGTTTCATACAAGAAACTGGTATTATACGTTTGTATATTTAGCTTCATCATTTCAAACCTAGGCTTAAGCTTATTAATTAAAATTACATTACCTGTATTAATTATTTTATATCCAATTACAATCATTTTAATTTTCGTATCATTTATTGATAAATATACGAAACGTAAACCTTCTGTCTATATCGGAGCAATGATCGCTGCATTCCTTATTAGCTGTATTCATGCACTTGATAATGTGGAAATGATTCCAAACTTTATCGCTAATATCGTACACACAATTCCTTTTTATAACTTAGGAATCGGCTGGATTGTTCCGGCAATTATCGGTGGTATAATCGGATACTTTATTCCGCAAACAGAAGCTGAAGGTGAAGTTTCTACGAAATAA
- a CDS encoding TIGR02206 family membrane protein gives MEIYFSVHPLKPFIPYSRQHAIILFIMLVGIFFLYQYQDVLRQIEWNITVRYAIAFLFIGSEIGLHMWEWKAGIFDLGTSLPFELCTISLLLASIMIVTKSYRIYEIVFFTGIIGASQAILTPNLQYAFPHFRFIEYFIAHVLLIWAPLFMTWVEGYRPTVQSIKRTMIFLNILIPIVSFVNYKTGGNYMFLAHKPETASLLDMLGPHPYYIISLELAALIGCFIVYMPFAKREKHVHKESLGS, from the coding sequence ATGGAAATTTATTTTAGCGTACACCCATTAAAACCATTTATTCCATACTCAAGGCAACATGCCATTATATTATTTATTATGTTGGTGGGGATCTTTTTTTTATATCAATACCAAGATGTATTACGTCAAATTGAGTGGAATATAACGGTTAGATATGCGATTGCATTTCTATTTATAGGAAGTGAAATTGGGCTTCATATGTGGGAATGGAAAGCCGGGATTTTTGACCTAGGCACTTCATTACCATTTGAGTTATGTACGATTAGTTTATTATTAGCGTCAATTATGATTGTAACGAAAAGTTATCGCATATATGAGATTGTGTTTTTCACAGGAATTATCGGTGCATCACAAGCCATTTTAACGCCAAACTTGCAGTATGCTTTTCCGCATTTTCGTTTCATTGAATATTTCATTGCGCATGTATTGCTCATTTGGGCACCGCTCTTTATGACCTGGGTAGAAGGGTATCGTCCGACAGTACAATCTATTAAACGCACAATGATATTTTTAAACATATTGATTCCAATTGTTTCGTTTGTGAATTACAAAACGGGTGGAAATTATATGTTTTTAGCTCATAAGCCAGAAACTGCCTCATTACTCGATATGTTAGGACCGCATCCTTACTACATTATTTCATTAGAACTCGCAGCGCTTATTGGATGTTTTATTGTGTATATGCCGTTTGCGAAAAGAGAAAAACATGTACATAAAGAATCACTAGGATCATAA
- a CDS encoding S-Ena type endospore appendage, with the protein MKNKKNIGCFAPLSIICPDPCPPPPPPNPSCELVTNEFAGNFLITNSTIPSAKDALQSMILWQSDGILLISGTVSVYNSTSSTEAITIQIVGAVTNIFTVFPGNTISYTGKGLISVSIINIQSNSSLYLEGKYCCQFTCCL; encoded by the coding sequence TTGAAGAATAAAAAAAATATTGGCTGTTTCGCTCCTTTATCTATCATTTGTCCAGACCCTTGTCCACCGCCCCCTCCTCCAAATCCAAGTTGCGAGCTAGTAACAAATGAATTTGCAGGGAATTTCCTCATAACTAATAGCACCATTCCCTCTGCCAAAGATGCATTACAATCAATGATACTATGGCAAAGTGATGGGATACTCCTTATATCAGGTACTGTCTCGGTTTACAATAGTACTAGCAGCACTGAAGCAATTACAATTCAAATCGTTGGAGCAGTAACTAATATTTTCACTGTGTTTCCTGGCAATACAATATCTTACACAGGTAAAGGTTTAATATCCGTTAGTATTATTAATATACAAAGTAATTCTTCACTATATTTAGAAGGCAAGTACTGTTGCCAATTTACATGTTGCTTATAG
- a CDS encoding spore coat associated protein CotJA, producing the protein MNKYMRSFVPYHSPQDPCPPIGKKYYSTPPNLFLGFQPPNLPQFTPKEALQKGTLWPVFYDYYENPYKKGR; encoded by the coding sequence ATGAATAAATATATGAGATCATTCGTGCCATACCATAGCCCTCAAGATCCTTGTCCTCCTATCGGAAAAAAATATTATTCTACTCCTCCTAATTTATTTTTAGGTTTTCAACCGCCAAATTTACCGCAATTCACACCAAAAGAGGCATTACAAAAAGGAACTTTATGGCCTGTTTTTTATGACTATTATGAAAATCCTTATAAAAAAGGGCGGTGA
- a CDS encoding DUF2935 domain-containing protein, translating into MERNYEESALFEHKFWLKVLSDHAQFLLDALAPKEKEDIKKATYFVETFTGFLNKIHTVNLIAFSKEAERAAKEIRTFKLNIIQKQLEGKITIHFTPTFINHMVNEVEEYITVLEFLKKGEVPPVFHELHYHLVWLTDAAGHAGSISGGLDLVEKRLKEKSEEFEKHFEQFYLKAVEMTGYLRTELHHFPALKKFTKDVSLELKLFSHFLHEVEEMELSNEILSALSARMADHMAREECYYLLKLAQSSGLEMPKCNPF; encoded by the coding sequence ATGGAGAGAAATTACGAAGAAAGTGCGTTGTTTGAGCATAAGTTTTGGCTAAAGGTACTTAGTGATCATGCGCAATTTTTACTTGATGCGTTAGCTCCAAAGGAGAAGGAAGATATAAAGAAAGCTACTTATTTTGTTGAGACGTTTACAGGCTTTTTAAATAAAATTCATACTGTCAATCTCATTGCATTCTCAAAAGAGGCAGAGCGAGCTGCTAAGGAGATACGAACGTTTAAATTAAATATTATACAGAAACAGTTGGAGGGGAAAATTACTATTCATTTTACGCCAACTTTTATTAATCATATGGTAAATGAAGTAGAAGAGTATATAACGGTGTTAGAGTTTTTAAAGAAAGGAGAAGTTCCGCCTGTTTTTCATGAATTACATTATCATCTCGTTTGGTTAACAGATGCAGCTGGTCATGCAGGGTCTATTTCTGGTGGATTAGATCTTGTTGAAAAAAGATTGAAAGAGAAAAGCGAAGAATTCGAGAAGCACTTTGAACAATTTTACTTAAAGGCAGTTGAGATGACGGGGTATTTACGGACAGAGCTTCATCATTTTCCGGCGTTAAAGAAGTTTACAAAAGATGTTTCACTTGAGTTAAAATTATTTTCGCATTTTCTCCATGAGGTTGAAGAGATGGAGTTATCGAATGAAATATTAAGTGCGTTATCAGCGAGAATGGCAGATCATATGGCAAGAGAGGAATGTTATTATTTATTAAAGTTAGCACAATCATCTGGACTTGAGATGCCAAAATGTAATCCATTTTAA
- a CDS encoding DUF3992 domain-containing protein, which translates to MSCECSGSALTCCPDKNYVQDKVCSPWSATVVATAIDNVLYTNNINQNVIGTGFVKYDVGPGPITVEALDSAGATIDTQTLNPGTSIAFTYRRFDSIQVVLPATPAGTYQGEFCITTRYPLS; encoded by the coding sequence ATGTCTTGTGAGTGCTCAGGGTCAGCGTTAACTTGCTGTCCAGATAAAAATTATGTGCAAGATAAAGTGTGTAGTCCGTGGTCTGCTACTGTAGTTGCAACAGCAATTGATAATGTTCTCTATACAAATAATATTAATCAAAATGTAATTGGTACTGGCTTTGTGAAATATGATGTTGGACCGGGCCCAATCACTGTAGAAGCACTTGATTCTGCTGGGGCTACAATTGATACACAAACATTAAACCCAGGAACGAGTATTGCTTTTACGTATCGCCGCTTTGATAGTATACAAGTTGTGTTACCGGCAACACCTGCTGGAACGTATCAGGGAGAGTTTTGTATTACAACACGTTATCCACTTTCATAG
- a CDS encoding spore coat protein CotJB, with the protein MTQSLPEEYYQLLLELQELDFVLVELTLYLDTHPDDTAAINQFNDFSYKRRVLKQKMEEKYGPLQQFGNSYSNAPWEWSKGPWPWQI; encoded by the coding sequence GTGACTCAATCGCTACCAGAAGAATATTATCAACTTTTACTGGAGCTTCAAGAACTAGACTTTGTACTAGTTGAACTAACTCTTTATTTAGATACACATCCAGATGACACTGCTGCGATTAATCAATTTAATGACTTCTCCTATAAACGAAGGGTATTAAAACAAAAGATGGAAGAAAAATACGGACCACTTCAGCAGTTTGGAAATAGTTATTCTAACGCTCCATGGGAATGGAGCAAAGGTCCTTGGCCATGGCAAATATGA
- the cotJC gene encoding spore coat protein CotJC translates to MWIYEKKLQYPVKVSTCNPALAKLLVEQYGGADGELAAALRYLNQRYTIPDKVVGLLTDIGTEEFAHLEMIATMIYKLTKDATPEQMKAAGLDAQYANHDSALFYHNAGGVPFTATYIQAKGDPIADLYEDIAAEEKARATYQWLINLSDDPDINDSLRFLREREIVHSQRFREAVEILKEERDKKIFF, encoded by the coding sequence ATGTGGATTTATGAGAAGAAATTACAATACCCGGTTAAAGTAAGCACCTGTAATCCAGCCCTTGCCAAATTATTAGTTGAACAGTACGGTGGTGCTGACGGCGAACTAGCTGCTGCCCTTCGTTACTTAAATCAGCGTTATACTATCCCTGACAAAGTCGTTGGCTTGCTAACCGATATCGGCACCGAAGAATTCGCACACCTAGAAATGATCGCTACAATGATTTATAAATTAACAAAAGATGCAACACCGGAACAAATGAAAGCTGCCGGATTAGACGCACAGTACGCTAATCACGATAGCGCTTTATTTTATCATAATGCAGGTGGTGTTCCTTTTACTGCTACTTATATTCAGGCAAAAGGAGACCCTATCGCAGATTTATACGAAGATATTGCAGCTGAAGAAAAAGCGCGCGCAACATATCAATGGCTCATTAACTTATCCGATGATCCAGATATAAATGACAGCTTACGCTTTTTACGTGAACGAGAAATTGTGCATTCACAACGCTTCCGAGAAGCAGTTGAAATTTTAAAAGAAGAACGTGATAAAAAGATTTTCTTTTAA